One window of the Anopheles cruzii chromosome 2, idAnoCruzAS_RS32_06, whole genome shotgun sequence genome contains the following:
- the LOC128267785 gene encoding serine--tRNA ligase, mitochondrial: MLLVKWTQNPLRRQISRYTSHHRFDLRGTNYDTDYLLNRENVFAIEANIRQRKGVGDIRLIHELNEQLHMVDNSQAEHHLLAGRLQSEMEKIPNRTHPDVVSYGNVPRLMKRYNEPCDTDGRKYYEFGDMCKKMNYYRMENLGNFTGHRSYYLTDELAELEHALIGYTIQRLLKQNFRLISVPDILPAGIIESCGMNTSGDRNQVYKLKHERKMPCLSGTSEMALAGYFAGQLLRTKELPLRLVAVSRCFRAESSALHEEKGIYRVHQFTKVEMFAICAPNQSASMLDEFQELEVSLFDELGLPFILLDMPACELGAPAYRKYDIEAWMPGRAMYGEISSCSDCTDFQSRRLGIRVEPPLQFAHTVNGTACAVPRMLIALLENFQNEDHTVSVPVPLRKYISGKQRLCRRKVLPELKLTKRLQQEGVFAFTN; this comes from the coding sequence ATGCTTCTTGTGAAATGGACACAAAATCCGCTGCGGAGACAAATCAGCCGATATACGTCACATCACCGATTCGACCTGCGGGGCACCAACTATGACACCGATTATCTCCTCAACCGAGAAAATGTGTTCGCAATCGAGGCCAACATAAGACAACGCAAAGGTGTCGGTGACATACGGTTGATACACGAATTGAACGAACAACTTCACATGGTTGATAATTCGCAGGCGGAGCATCACTTACTAGCCGGGCGACTACAGAgtgaaatggagaaaattcCCAATCGCACCCACCCGGACGTAGTATCGTACGGCAATGTACCGAGATTGATGAAGCGGTACAACGAACCTTGCGATACTGATGGTCGAAAGTACTATGAATTTGGGGATATGTGCAAGAAGATGAACTACTACAGAATGGAGAATCTGGGCAACTTCACCGGCCATCGTTCTTATTATCTGACGGATGAGCTGGCCGAACTCGAGCACGCTTTGATTGGTTACACGATCCAACGCTTATTGAAGCAAAATTTCCGCCTCATATCAGTGCCTGATATTCTTCCGGCAGGCATCATTGAGAGCTGCGGCATGAACACCAGTGGTGATCGCAATCAAGTCTACAAACTGAAGCATGAGCGAAAAATGCCTTGCTTGTCCGGCACGTCGGAAATGGCTCTGGCTGGCTACTTCGCTGGGCAGCTGTTGCGAACGAAGGAACTGCCGCTCCGACTGGTGGCCGTCAGTCGCTGCTTCCGGGCAGAATCCTCAGCTCTGCACGAGGAGAAGGGCATCTATCGGGTGCACCAGTTCACGAAGGTAGAAATGTTTGCCATATGTGCACCTAATCAGTCGGCTTCGATGTTGGACGAGTTTCAGGAGCTTGAGGTTAGTCTTTTCGATGAGTTAGGACTTCCGTTCATTCTACTTGATATGCCTGCGTGCGAACTAGGAGCTCCGGCCTACCGGAAGTACGATATCGAAGCGTGGATGCCAGGCCGTGCGATGTACGGTGAGATATCCAGTTGTAGCGATTGTACCGACTTTCAGTCACGTCGCCTCGGAATTCGAGTTGAACCGCCGCTACAATTCGCACACACGGTTAACGGAACGGCATGTGCTGTTCCACGGATGTTGATTGCACTATTAGAGAACTTTCAGAACGAGGACCACACAGTGTCCGTACCGGTGCCTCTCAGAAAATACATTAGTGGAAAGCAGCGTCTCTGTCGACGGAAGGTTCTACCTGAGCTGAAGCTTACCAAGCGGCTCCAGCAGGAAGGTGTTTTTGCATTTACAAACTAG
- the LOC128277457 gene encoding transmembrane 9 superfamily member 3, producing the protein MLSIRRMKFHLILRRCTLEVIVMITVTVLLNIIPYTLADEHNHMYDDHEEIVLWMNTVGPYHNRQETYAYFSLPFCVGAKQSINHYHETMSEALQGVELEFSGYEIDFKDDISPTEICMVELTEDKLKAFVYAVKNQYWYQMYIDDLPIWGVVGKEEDKKFYIYTHKKFDISFNGKQIVDVTLTPERKELLRVGAKIKFTYEVNWKQSSVKFEDRFDKYLDPNFFQHRIHWFSIFNSFMMVIFLVGLVSMILMRTLRKDYARYSKDEEADDMERDLGDEYGWKQIHGDVFRPTSNVMLFSALVGAGYQLTSVVLCVITFAILGELYTERGSMLSTTIFVYAATSPINGYFGGSLYARMGGKLWIKQMLMSAFVVPVLVCGTAFFINFIAIYYHASRAIPFGTMVAVTCICIFVILPLTLIGTIVGRNLDGQPDHPCRVNAVPRPIPEKKWFMEPAVIILLGGLLPFGSIFIEMYFIFTSFWAYKIYYVYGFMLLVFLILIIVTVCVTIVCTYFLLNAEDYRWQWTSFMAAASTSIYVYMYSFYYFFFKTKMYGLFQTSFYFGYMALFSGALGIICGTVGYFGTNIFVRKIYSNVKID; encoded by the exons ATGCTAAGCATTCGAAGAATGAAGTTCCATTTAATACTACGGCGATGTACTTTGGAGGTAATTGTGATGATCACAGTCACCGTTTTACTGAATATTATACCCTACACGCTAGCTGATGAGCACAATCATATG TATGATGATCATGAAGAAATTGTATTGTGGATGAACACTGTCGGGCCGTATCACAATCGACAGGAAACGTATGCTTACTTCTCTCTACCATTCTGTGTCGGCGCCAAACAATCGATTAATCATTATCATGAAACAATGAGCGAAGCACTTCAGGGAGTTGAACTGGAGTTCAGTGGGTACGAAATTGACTTTAAAG ATGATATCAGCCCAACGGAAATCTGCATGGTGGAACTGACCGAGGATAAGCTAAAGGCCTTTGTGTATGCGGTGAAGAATCAGTACTGGTACCAGATGTACATCGATGATTTGCCGATCTGGGGTGTTGTAGGCAAGGAGGAAGACAAAAAGTTCTACATTTATACCCACAAAAAATTCGACATCAGTTTTAACGGCAAACAAATTGTGGACGTAACGCTTACTCCCGAACGCAAGGAGTTGTTGCGTGTCGGGGCCAAAATTAAGTTCACATATGAGGTGAACTGGAAGCAAAGCTCGGTGAAATTTGAGGATCGATTCGACAAGTACCTGGATCCTAATTTTTTTCAGCACCGTATTCACTGGTTCAGTATCTTCAACAGCTTCATGATGGTCATATTTTTAGTTGGTCTCGTGTCGATGATTTTAATGCGCACCCTTCGTAAAGACTATGCGAGGTACAGCAAGGATGAAGAAGCAGATGATATG GAGCGCGATTTGGGCGACGAGTACGGCTGGAAACAAATTCATGGGGATGTTTTCCGTCCGACCTCAAATGTGATGCTTTTTTCCGCCCTCGTTGGTGCAGGCTATCAATTGACTTCGGTAGTGTTGTGTGTAATTACATTTGCAATTCTTGGCGAGCTTTATACTGA ACGAGGCTCAATGCTGTCTACAACGATCTTCGTGTACGCGGCCACGTCACCTATCAACGGATACTTCGGAGGTTCCCTATACGCCCGGATGGGTGGAAAGCTGTGGATCAAACAGATGCTTATGTCTGCTTTTGTTGTACCGGTACTCGTTTGCGGGACTGCATTCTTTATCAACTTCATCGCCATCTATTATCACGCCTCAAGGGCCATTCCATTTGGAACGATG GTTGCAGTCACATGTATCTGTATATTTGTAATTTTGCCACTAACCTTGATCGGTACCATTGTGGGACGTAATCTGGATGGACAACCAGACCATCCGTGTCGTGTCAATGCGGTTCCACGGCCTATCCCGGAAAAGAAATGGTTCATGGAACCGGCTGTGATCATACTTCTTGGTGGGTTGCTACCGTTTGGATCCATATTTATCGAAAT gtattttatttttacgtcGTTTTGGGCGTACAAAATCTACTATGTCTATGGTTTCATGCTGCTCGTGTTTTTGATTCTCATCattgtgactgtgtgtgtaaCGATTGTCTGCACGTACTTTCTGCTGAATGCAGAGGACTACCGATGGCAGTGGACCAGCTTCATGGCAGCTGCTTCTACTTCGATATACGTGTATATGTATTCtttctattattttttcttcaaaacgaA aatgTACGGATTGTTCCAGACGTCGTTCTATTTTGGCTATATGGCGCTTTTTTCTGGTGCATTGGGCATTATTTGTGGAACGGTCGGCTACTTTGGCACAAACATCTTTGTGCGGAAGATATATTCCAATGTAAAGATTGATTGA
- the LOC128277499 gene encoding bestrophin-2 isoform X1, which yields MTVSYSAEVPNGSNFGVFWRILWKWRGSVYKAVWRELLAYLLVYYTLNFTYRYGLSEDGKRVFERIRTYFGQQRETVPLSFVLGFYVSLVVKRWWEQYRMLPWPDTLALFVSAAIQGNVSKTYNHYITYTYNQPCYHQDETGRLMRRNIMRYMVLSYVITLQKISLRVKRRFPGWQHLVDAGLMLESERKIFEIMDAKSPMSKYWMPLVWATNIINRARKDQLIPSDHIVQTLLMELSDIRRRLGGLIGYDTVTVPLVYTQVVTLVLYSYFTAAIMGSQMIPTFDAVTGTYQELDVFFPLFTVLQFVFYVGWLKVAEVLINPFGEDDDDIELNWLIDRHIKASYMIVDEMHDEHPELLKDQYWDEVVPKDLPYTVASEHYRREEPKGSAEHYKVKEADAVYANIGAVTGKRIITDEMYADYESVDTPMAERRKGWLGKVSRMGSGRSSSTAYSSGGLFARNRHNSVYSSPEAGLGQPIVSGAPTPKVSLYDRFVSRKSGRHARQIIKQNSKLSLNGSAMSNVPQKSRPRIPTPDVTKETRIPPFGTVTTSTANIASGVALMATQLANNPSVYPTTTPSINNNDAPVVGTLLLAPIKELDSTSTTNTLHSGQSTTATLAKSILPTTLKSNEETFSRPRPYFAVTPFNKDGTNLDLALNNSANLGESTTNSLAANTVIVLPTTGTAVTTLPSNTASVGRTISAAGSGLSLNAIDGSGSDGIVSGGGFSPSINVPTTDTVLPISLTFTVTPVINTSTTTSSIIITELPCDEGKVNTSLTVSNEKLKPNVSSTTTITSESSTSTSSSLGKQKPKHGEVYV from the exons ATGGCGCGGTAGTGTATATAAAGCTGTTTGGCGGGAACTCTTGGCATATTTGCTAGTCTATTATACACTTAACTTCACTTATCGATACGGTCTCAGTGAAGATGGGAAAAG GGTGTTTGAACGAATCCGTACATACTTTGGCCAGCAGCGAGAAACGGTGCCACTTTCGTTCGTGCTCGGCTTTTACGTCAGTTTGGTAGTGAAGCGGTGGTGGGAGCAATATCGGATGTTGCCATGGCCCGACACGTTGGCGCTTTTTGTGAGTGCTGCCATACAGGGTAATGTAAGTAAAACTTACAATCATTATATAACTTATACTTATAACCAACCATGTTATCACCAGGACGAAACGGGGCGCCTAATGCGACGGAACATCATGCGCTACATGGTGCTTTCGTACGTCATCACGTTGCAGAAAATATCACTGCGCGTAAAACGCCGCTTTCCCGGATGGCAACATCTTGTTGATGCCGGTTTGATGCTagaaagcgagcgaaaaatTTTCGAAATCATGGACGCCAAGAGCCCGATGTCCAAATATTGGATGCCGCTTGTCTGGGCGACCAACATAATCAACCGAGCGCGTAAGGATCAGCTTATCCCTTCCGACCACATCGTGCAAACGCTGCTGATGGAACTCTCCGACATCCGGCGTAGGCTCGGGGGCCTAATCGGTTACGACACCGTCACTGTGCCACTTGTTTACACGCAGGTTGTAACACTGGTGCTGTACTCGTACTTTACCGCTGCAATTATGGGCAGCCAGATGATTCCAACATTCGATGCTGTAACCGGAACATACCAGGAGCTAGACGTGTTCTTTCCTCTTTTTACCGTGCTGCAGTTTGTGTTTTACGTGGGCTGGTTAAAGGTGGCCGAGGTGCTCATAAATCCCTTCggtgaagacgacgacgatatcGAACTGAACTGGCTAATCGATCGACACATAAAGGCGTCCTACATGATCGTCGATGAAATGCATGATGAGCATCCAGAGCTACTGAAAGATCAGTATTGGGACGAAGTAGTACCAAAAGATCTACCGTACACGGTTGCTTCGGAGCACTATAGACGAGAAGAACCGAAAGGATCGGCCGAGCATTATAAGGTTAAGGAAGCAGACGCGGTTTACGCCAATATCGGTGCAGTAACCGGGAAACGGATTATAACCGACGAGATGTACGCTGATTAT GAAAGTGTTGACACCCCAATGGCCGAAAGGCGTAAAGGATGGCTCGGAAAAGTTAGTCGCATGGGATCCGGTCGCAGCTCGTCGACGGCATACTCATCTGGCGGGTTATTCGCTCGTAATCGTCACAACTCTGTGTATTCAAGCCCAGAGGCAGGTCTCGGACAAccgatcgtttccggtgccccGACACCGAAGGTAAGCCTTTACGATCGATTTGTGAGCCGCAAGTCCGGACGACACGCAcggcaaataataaaacaaa ATTCCAAGCTCAGTTTAAACGGATCAGCTATGTCGAATGTACCACAGAAATCTCGACCGCGAATTCCAACGCCGGATGTGACTAAGGAAACTCGTATCCCACCATTCGGCACAGTTACGACAAGCACGGCGAACATCGCCTCTGGCGTTGCGTTAATGGCGACACAG TTGGCCAACAATCCATCTGTTTATCCCACCACCACGCCTAGCATCAACAATAACGACGCACCAGTGGTCGGGACATTGCTGCTTGCACCAATCAAGGAGTTAGATTCCACCTCAACGACCAATACTCTCCATTCGGGCCAATCTACGACAGCAACTCTGGCCAAATCAATATTACCAACAACGCTCAAAAGCAATG AGGAAACATTTTCTCGGCCTCGACCATACTTCGCTGTGACACCGTTCAATAAAGACGGTACGAACCTTGACTTGGCTCTAAACAACTCAGCAAACCTCGGAGAATCGACTACAAATTCCCTTGCTGCTAACACAGTTATTGTCCTACCGACGACAGGAACCGCCGTTACAACCCTTCCCTCGAATACAGCTTCAGTCGGAAGAACAATCTCAGCGGCTGGTTCAGGTTTATCACTCAATGCAATCGATGGTTCCGGTAGTGACGGGATAGTTTCTGGTGGCGGCTTTAGTCCTAGCATAAACGTACCGACCACCGATACGGTCCTACCTATTTCACTTACTTTCACCGTAACACCGGTAATCAACACTAGTACTACAACTAGCAGTATCATCATCACCGAGTTGCCTTGTGACGAGGGTAAGGTAAACACGAGTCTCACCGTCAGTAACGAAAAGCTAAAACCGAACGTTTCGAGCactaccaccatcaccagcgaAAGCTCAACGTCCACCAGCTCATCTTTGGGCAAGCAAAAGCCTAAGCACGGGGAAGTGTATGTCTAG
- the LOC128277499 gene encoding bestrophin-2 isoform X2: MTVSYSAEVPNGSNFGVFWRILWKWRGSVYKAVWRELLAYLLVYYTLNFTYRYGLSEDGKRVFERIRTYFGQQRETVPLSFVLGFYVSLVVKRWWEQYRMLPWPDTLALFVSAAIQGNDETGRLMRRNIMRYMVLSYVITLQKISLRVKRRFPGWQHLVDAGLMLESERKIFEIMDAKSPMSKYWMPLVWATNIINRARKDQLIPSDHIVQTLLMELSDIRRRLGGLIGYDTVTVPLVYTQVVTLVLYSYFTAAIMGSQMIPTFDAVTGTYQELDVFFPLFTVLQFVFYVGWLKVAEVLINPFGEDDDDIELNWLIDRHIKASYMIVDEMHDEHPELLKDQYWDEVVPKDLPYTVASEHYRREEPKGSAEHYKVKEADAVYANIGAVTGKRIITDEMYADYESVDTPMAERRKGWLGKVSRMGSGRSSSTAYSSGGLFARNRHNSVYSSPEAGLGQPIVSGAPTPKVSLYDRFVSRKSGRHARQIIKQNSKLSLNGSAMSNVPQKSRPRIPTPDVTKETRIPPFGTVTTSTANIASGVALMATQLANNPSVYPTTTPSINNNDAPVVGTLLLAPIKELDSTSTTNTLHSGQSTTATLAKSILPTTLKSNEETFSRPRPYFAVTPFNKDGTNLDLALNNSANLGESTTNSLAANTVIVLPTTGTAVTTLPSNTASVGRTISAAGSGLSLNAIDGSGSDGIVSGGGFSPSINVPTTDTVLPISLTFTVTPVINTSTTTSSIIITELPCDEGKVNTSLTVSNEKLKPNVSSTTTITSESSTSTSSSLGKQKPKHGEVYV; encoded by the exons ATGGCGCGGTAGTGTATATAAAGCTGTTTGGCGGGAACTCTTGGCATATTTGCTAGTCTATTATACACTTAACTTCACTTATCGATACGGTCTCAGTGAAGATGGGAAAAG GGTGTTTGAACGAATCCGTACATACTTTGGCCAGCAGCGAGAAACGGTGCCACTTTCGTTCGTGCTCGGCTTTTACGTCAGTTTGGTAGTGAAGCGGTGGTGGGAGCAATATCGGATGTTGCCATGGCCCGACACGTTGGCGCTTTTTGTGAGTGCTGCCATACAGGGTAAT GACGAAACGGGGCGCCTAATGCGACGGAACATCATGCGCTACATGGTGCTTTCGTACGTCATCACGTTGCAGAAAATATCACTGCGCGTAAAACGCCGCTTTCCCGGATGGCAACATCTTGTTGATGCCGGTTTGATGCTagaaagcgagcgaaaaatTTTCGAAATCATGGACGCCAAGAGCCCGATGTCCAAATATTGGATGCCGCTTGTCTGGGCGACCAACATAATCAACCGAGCGCGTAAGGATCAGCTTATCCCTTCCGACCACATCGTGCAAACGCTGCTGATGGAACTCTCCGACATCCGGCGTAGGCTCGGGGGCCTAATCGGTTACGACACCGTCACTGTGCCACTTGTTTACACGCAGGTTGTAACACTGGTGCTGTACTCGTACTTTACCGCTGCAATTATGGGCAGCCAGATGATTCCAACATTCGATGCTGTAACCGGAACATACCAGGAGCTAGACGTGTTCTTTCCTCTTTTTACCGTGCTGCAGTTTGTGTTTTACGTGGGCTGGTTAAAGGTGGCCGAGGTGCTCATAAATCCCTTCggtgaagacgacgacgatatcGAACTGAACTGGCTAATCGATCGACACATAAAGGCGTCCTACATGATCGTCGATGAAATGCATGATGAGCATCCAGAGCTACTGAAAGATCAGTATTGGGACGAAGTAGTACCAAAAGATCTACCGTACACGGTTGCTTCGGAGCACTATAGACGAGAAGAACCGAAAGGATCGGCCGAGCATTATAAGGTTAAGGAAGCAGACGCGGTTTACGCCAATATCGGTGCAGTAACCGGGAAACGGATTATAACCGACGAGATGTACGCTGATTAT GAAAGTGTTGACACCCCAATGGCCGAAAGGCGTAAAGGATGGCTCGGAAAAGTTAGTCGCATGGGATCCGGTCGCAGCTCGTCGACGGCATACTCATCTGGCGGGTTATTCGCTCGTAATCGTCACAACTCTGTGTATTCAAGCCCAGAGGCAGGTCTCGGACAAccgatcgtttccggtgccccGACACCGAAGGTAAGCCTTTACGATCGATTTGTGAGCCGCAAGTCCGGACGACACGCAcggcaaataataaaacaaa ATTCCAAGCTCAGTTTAAACGGATCAGCTATGTCGAATGTACCACAGAAATCTCGACCGCGAATTCCAACGCCGGATGTGACTAAGGAAACTCGTATCCCACCATTCGGCACAGTTACGACAAGCACGGCGAACATCGCCTCTGGCGTTGCGTTAATGGCGACACAG TTGGCCAACAATCCATCTGTTTATCCCACCACCACGCCTAGCATCAACAATAACGACGCACCAGTGGTCGGGACATTGCTGCTTGCACCAATCAAGGAGTTAGATTCCACCTCAACGACCAATACTCTCCATTCGGGCCAATCTACGACAGCAACTCTGGCCAAATCAATATTACCAACAACGCTCAAAAGCAATG AGGAAACATTTTCTCGGCCTCGACCATACTTCGCTGTGACACCGTTCAATAAAGACGGTACGAACCTTGACTTGGCTCTAAACAACTCAGCAAACCTCGGAGAATCGACTACAAATTCCCTTGCTGCTAACACAGTTATTGTCCTACCGACGACAGGAACCGCCGTTACAACCCTTCCCTCGAATACAGCTTCAGTCGGAAGAACAATCTCAGCGGCTGGTTCAGGTTTATCACTCAATGCAATCGATGGTTCCGGTAGTGACGGGATAGTTTCTGGTGGCGGCTTTAGTCCTAGCATAAACGTACCGACCACCGATACGGTCCTACCTATTTCACTTACTTTCACCGTAACACCGGTAATCAACACTAGTACTACAACTAGCAGTATCATCATCACCGAGTTGCCTTGTGACGAGGGTAAGGTAAACACGAGTCTCACCGTCAGTAACGAAAAGCTAAAACCGAACGTTTCGAGCactaccaccatcaccagcgaAAGCTCAACGTCCACCAGCTCATCTTTGGGCAAGCAAAAGCCTAAGCACGGGGAAGTGTATGTCTAG